A single Oryza brachyantha chromosome 8, ObraRS2, whole genome shotgun sequence DNA region contains:
- the LOC102708171 gene encoding uncharacterized protein LOC102708171, whose amino-acid sequence MNTMSLLRLLVLVAASSSLAAAGDEKPPCPGAPSMTVEAVCRNASGTQAMYDVCKDALGGGAVPDPLSDHDVTVYALAAERGALASVGATLGTAVDLVLHNSSLSGDEKDAYTQCAEAYATAERAMGSVVGKLDVCRLDGLADDYLNGLLDIESCRDRVLKLPASPLYAMVLVDRNKAALAFLLGKLLGI is encoded by the coding sequence ATGAACACCATGTCGCTGCTTAGGCTactcgtcctcgtcgccgcctcctcctctctcgccgccgccggagacgagAAGCCGCCGTGCCCCGGCGCGCCGTCCATGACCGTGGAGGCGGTGTGCCGCAACGCGAGCGGCACGCAGGCGATGTACGACGTGTGCAAAGacgcgctcggcggcggcgccgtcccgGACCCGCTCAGCGACCACGACGTGACCGTctacgcgctcgccgccgagcgcggcgcgctgGCCTCGGTCGGCGCCACCCTGGGCACCGCCGTCGATCTGGTGCTCCACAACTCGTCGCTCTCCGGCGACGAGAAGGACGCGTACACGCAGTGCGCGGAGGCGTACGCGACGGCGGAGCGCGCCATGGGCAGCGTCGTCGGGAAGCTCGACGTCTGCCGCCTCGACGGCCTCGCCGACGACTACCTGAACGGGCTCCTCGACATCGAGAGCTGCCGGGACCGGGTGCTGAAgctgccggcgtcgccgctgtACGCCATGGTCCTCGTCGACCGGAACAAGGCGGCGCTGGCTTTCTTGCTCGGCAAATTGTTGGGGATATGA
- the LOC102713388 gene encoding uncharacterized protein LOC102713388: protein MSLLALLVLAAVSPAAVTGAGDDDKSACPGAPSMAVEAACRTACGTQAMYDMCKDELAAAVPDPLRDRDVTVYAVAGEKGALASVGATQDAAIRLLLRNSSLSGEERDAYVECVEAYTTAEHAMGNVLDKLGVCSRDGLAADYKDGLLDIESCRDRVLKLPASPLYAMVLVDRNKAALAFFLGELLGI from the coding sequence ATGTCCCTCCTTGCGctgctcgtcctcgccgccgtctcccccGCGGCGGtcaccggcgccggagacgacgacaAGTCCGCCTGCCCCGGAGCGCCCTCCATGGCCGTCGAGGCGGCCTGCCGCACGGCGTGCGGCACGCAGGCGATGTACGACATGTGCAAggacgagctcgccgccgccgtccccgatCCGCTGAGGGACCGCGACGTGACCGTCTACGCGGTCGCCGGCGAGAAGGGCGCGCTGGCGTCTGTGGGCGCCACCCAGGACGCCGCCATCAGGCTGCTGCTCCGCAACTCGTCGCTGTCCGGCGAGGAGAGGGACGCCTACGTGGAGTGCGTAGAGGCGTACACGACGGCGGAGCACGCCATGGGCAACGTCCTCGACAAGCTCGGCGTCTGCAGCCGcgacggcctcgccgccgactaCAAGGACGGGCTCCTCGACATCGAGAGCTGCCGGGACCGGGTGCTGAAGCTGCCGGCGTCGCCACTGTACGCCATGGTTCTCGTCGACCGGAACAAGGCGGCGCTAGCTTTCTTCCTCGGCGAATTGTTGGGCATATGA
- the LOC102713658 gene encoding uncharacterized protein LOC102713658: MSLLGLFVLTTTVAVAAGEEDKTCPGAPSMTVESACRRTSGARATYELCRDALRGVPDPLRDHDVTGYALAAAEDAMASEDATVGAATELLTRNRSLSGEERDAYAECQDAYAYAEHAMGAAVRKLRACSFGGLGDDYMDGLLAVERCRDRVIRLPASPLYAMVLVDRNKAGLALFLGKLLGI, encoded by the coding sequence ATGTCCCTCCTCGGGCTCTTCGtcctcaccaccaccgtcgccgtagccgccggagaagaagacAAGACGTGCCCCGGCGCGCCGTCCATGACCGTGGAGTCGGCCTGCCGCCGGACGAGCGGCGCGCGGGCCACGTACGAGCTCTGCCGGGACGCGCTCCGGGGGGTCCCCGACCCGCTGCGCGACCACGACGTCACCGGCTacgcgctcgccgcggcggaggacgccaTGGCGTCCGAGGACGCCACCGTgggcgccgccaccgagctGCTCACGCGCAACCGGTCGCTCTCCGGCGAGGAGCGGGACGCGTACGCGGAGTGCCAGGACGCGTACGCGTACGCGGAGCACGCCAtgggcgccgccgtgcgcAAGCTCCGCGCCTGCAGCTTCGGCGGGCTCGGCGACGACTACATGGACGggctcctcgccgtcgagaGGTGCAGGGACAGGGTGATCAGgctgccggcgtcgccgctgtACGCCATGGTCCTCGTCGACCGGAACAAGGCAGGGCTGGCTTTGTTCCTTGGAAAACTGTTGGGGATATGA